CGACGACATCATCCGGCAGTACATGCGGGATGAGCTGGGAGCGCCCCGCGCCGAGGCGACGAGCCGGTGATGCGCGGCGCGTCACGTCGCCGCGCGATCGTGCGATCGTGTGCCTGCCGCCCGTGACCGCGCGCCACGTCAGAAGAGGCTGCCGATCGCGTCCCTGACCACGAAGAACGAGAACACCGCGTAGAAGACCACGCACAGCACGAGCCCGGCTTCGCGCCAGCCCGACGCCCGCACGGCCTTCGGCAGGAACCGGCGGTTGACGATCAGGATCTGCGTGCCGGCGATGACCATCACCAGGCCCGCCATGTTCGCCAGCAGCTTGAACATCTGGAACGGCGACGCCGACCGCAGCGCGACCATGCCCCAGACCGAGAAGGCCAGGAGCACGCCGTAGTAGATCGCGCGAATGCCCAGCGCGACTGTCGGGCGCGCCCGCTCGCCATCCACGTCGCGTCCGTCACCGCGCGGACGAGGATGTCGGTGTTCCCGAGCTGCGTCTTGAAGAGGATCCAGAATCCATTGAAGAGCGTGAGGAACCAGAAGCCCGGCCAGATCCTCGCCAGGTACTCCGCCTGATACGCGCCCGCCGCCAGCCCCTGCAAATCGGTACCTTGCGGCACGATCGCGGTCGCCAAGTTCACGTTCAGGAACATGCCGAGGAAGCAGAAGAGGCCCCAGACCCAGATCTGATCCGCGTGCACGTACCGCATCCACTCGCGCCAGCGCGACAGGTTCTCCGGCGTCGCCGGGAACACGGTGCCGACATGGGAGAGCGCGATGGCATGACCGCCGACGGCGCTCGGAATCGCGCCGACGAGCGCGCCCATGCCGAAGCCCTTGTCGCGGACCCAGTTGGTGACCGTCAGGTTGCCCAAGCCGCCCGATCCGGCGGTGGCGGCCAGCGCGCCGATGAGCGACCAGTCGATCGGATGCGTCAGGCCCGACATCGAGAAGAAGCCGGCGAACGTCCGCGCCCAGTGCGCGGCCGGCACGAAGGCGACGTTCACCACGACCAGGAACGCGAAGACGACGGCCAGCATGGTCCACGCGAAGTACTCGAGCATGCGCTCGATCGTGCCGCCGAACGACAGGACCAGCACGACGAGCCCGACGAGCCCCGTCGCGATCCAGATCTGGGTGGCGGCGTCGGGCGCGCCCGGCATGCGGCCCATCCACGCGCCGAGGAGGGTCGCGGCGGCGCTGCCGGCGAGCGCCGGCCAGCCGAGCTGGAAGAACCCGAGCAGCGAGTAGAAGGCGGCCCAGAAGCGGGGCCCTGGCTTCAACCGCATGAAGCCGCCGTAGATCGGCTCGCCCGTGTAGAGCGTGTAGCGCACCGCCTCCAGGTTGAAGAGCACCTGCAGGACGATCGCGGCCGTCGCGATCAGGAAGATGGCGGAGGAGTACTTGACCGCGGCCGCGGGCCCGACCAGCCACTCGCCGCCGCCAATCGACGTGGCGGCCATGACGGCGCCCGGACCGATGACGCTGAACAGGTTGCGGGGCGTGAACGGCGGCGGCGCCGGCAGGTCGGCGACATCCCATGAAGGCAACGCGCCCGAATCGCCGGGCAACACGCCGACGCGTTCATCAACACCTGACGCCATGGACCGTGCGCGCCATTCTACTCAGGCGCGCGCTTCCCTTTTCCCTTTGCCCTTTCCCTTTCCCCTGTTCTTCTCCTTTTCCCTCCCTTTGCCCTTTGCCCTCTGCCCTTTGCCCTTGTCTGTTCCCTTGTTTGCTATGCTAGCCAGCACATCACCGCCCGGGGCCGGGGCATGCCGGCCCATCGAAACCGAACGAGGACCCGCAATGCCGCGTCATCTCAGCCGTCTTGGTGTGTCAACGCTCGTGCTCTCGGCCGCGCTCGCGCTGCCCGGTACGCTCACGGCCCAGTCCGGAGCTCCCGGCCCGTGGAAGCAGCTCTTCAATGGCAAGGACCTGACGAACTTCACTATTCCGGCCGGCCGCGGCCGCGCCGGCGCCCCGCCGCCTGCTGCCGACGCCCCGCCGGGATGGCACGTTGTCGACGGTGTGATCATCGGCGGCGAGGCGAAGCCCGGCGAGCGCGCCGGTGCGCTCACGACCGTCGAGAAGTACTCCGACTTCGAGCTGGAATTCGACTTCGTGCTCGGCGAGGTGGCCGGCAAGTGCTCGGAGGAGCTCGGGCCGAAAGAAGAGAACCTGAGCGATCCGGGCTGCGTCGGCAACAGCGGCGTCAGCTACCGGAGCGGCTACCAGATGAACATCGGCCGGCGCGAAGGCGGCGAGTACATCGGCCTCGTCATCCACCGCGTGGATCCGAAGGCCATCCGCGGCAACATCCTCTGGCTGAGCCACGGCGACAAGGCGTTCCCGAACCTGCGAAAGCGCCAGGACTGGAACACGCTGCGCATCGCGGTGAAAGGCGATCACCACCAGGCCTGGCTCAACGGCACGAAGATCGTGGACGTCACCGACAAGTCCACGCTCGAGTCGGAGGCCGACTGGCGCGTGGCGCAGCCGATCACGTTCCAGATGCCCTACACGCCGGGTGTGACGGCGAAGTTCCGGAACATCCGCGTTCGCACGCTCTGACGCGTCATCCCCTTCGCCCGAGGAGCCCCATGCGCACGTTCCGTCTTCCCATGTTCGCGGCGGCGGTGGCCGCCGCGACGCTCGCCGCCGGTCCATCGCTTTCGGCGCAAGCCGGCCAGTGGAAGGTCCTGTTCGACGGCAAGGACCTGAGCCAGTTCACGATCCTCGCCGGCGGTGGCGGCGGCCGGCGCGGTGCGCCGGCGCCGACCGCTCCGCCGTCGGCCAACCCGACCGACCGCGGCTGGAAAGTCGAGACCGGGGTGATCACCAGCACCGCGCCCGCCGAAGGCCAGCGCAGCGGGAGCCTCGCCACCAAGGACAGCTACAAGGACTTCGAGTTCGAGACGGAGTTCATGCTGGCCGAGTCCGGCACGCGGTGCACGCCGAAGCTGGGGCCGAAGCAGGAGAACCTCAGCGAGGACCGGCCGTGCACGTTCAACAGCGGCATCTACTTCCGCAACGGCTACCAGTTGAACCTCGGCCGGCGCGAGGCCGGCGAGTACATCGGCGTGGTCGTCCACCGGCAGCTTCCCGAAGCCATCCGCGGCAACGTGGACTGGCTGTCGACCGGCGACTGCGGCGGCCGGAACCACGTGTACCTCCAGGACTGCGATCAGTTCGCGAAGCTGCGCAAGGTGAACGACTGGAACAAGATCCGGATCCGCTTCCAGGGAACGCGGCTGCAGGTCTGGCTCAACGACGTGCAGATCACCGACGTGACGGACGACCCGACCGATCCGGCTGAAGCGTCGTGGAAGGACGCCGCGCCCATCTGGTTCCAGACGCCCCCGGCCGGCGAGTCGGGCGGCTTCGCCGGCTACATCAAGCACCGCAACGTCCGCGTGCGGGCGCTGTAGCGCGAACGGCCACGAATTGGG
This portion of the Acidobacteriota bacterium genome encodes:
- a CDS encoding Nramp family divalent metal transporter, which encodes MASGVDERVGVLPGDSGALPSWDVADLPAPPPFTPRNLFSVIGPGAVMAATSIGGGEWLVGPAAAVKYSSAIFLIATAAIVLQVLFNLEAVRYTLYTGEPIYGGFMRLKPGPRFWAAFYSLLGFFQLGWPALAGSAAATLLGAWMGRMPGAPDAATQIWIATGLVGLVVLVLSFGGTIERMLEYFAWTMLAVVFAFLVVVNVAFVPAAHWARTFAGFFSMSGLTHPIDWSLIGALAATAGSGGLGNLTVTNWVRDKGFGMGALVGAIPSAVGGHAIALSHVGTVFPATPENLSRWREWMRYVHADQIWVWGLFCFLGMFLNVNLATAIVPQGTDLQGLAAGAYQAEYLARIWPGFWFLTLFNGFWILFKTQLGNTDILVRAVTDATWMASGRARQSRWAFARSTTACSWPSRSGAWSRCGRRRRSRCSSCWRTWRAW
- a CDS encoding DUF1080 domain-containing protein; this encodes MPRHLSRLGVSTLVLSAALALPGTLTAQSGAPGPWKQLFNGKDLTNFTIPAGRGRAGAPPPAADAPPGWHVVDGVIIGGEAKPGERAGALTTVEKYSDFELEFDFVLGEVAGKCSEELGPKEENLSDPGCVGNSGVSYRSGYQMNIGRREGGEYIGLVIHRVDPKAIRGNILWLSHGDKAFPNLRKRQDWNTLRIAVKGDHHQAWLNGTKIVDVTDKSTLESEADWRVAQPITFQMPYTPGVTAKFRNIRVRTL
- a CDS encoding DUF1080 domain-containing protein codes for the protein MRTFRLPMFAAAVAAATLAAGPSLSAQAGQWKVLFDGKDLSQFTILAGGGGGRRGAPAPTAPPSANPTDRGWKVETGVITSTAPAEGQRSGSLATKDSYKDFEFETEFMLAESGTRCTPKLGPKQENLSEDRPCTFNSGIYFRNGYQLNLGRREAGEYIGVVVHRQLPEAIRGNVDWLSTGDCGGRNHVYLQDCDQFAKLRKVNDWNKIRIRFQGTRLQVWLNDVQITDVTDDPTDPAEASWKDAAPIWFQTPPAGESGGFAGYIKHRNVRVRAL